The segment gtgagagttttaactttatgggattggatAAGgaaacacataaggtagcatttttcgatagggcagagcgactcgatagactctgctatcgatttgcgctacggtAGCCTACTAGTGTGCTTTGTGCTTTGGTGATTTTCAGTGAATGCTATTTTGCCATAATATTGAGGCATACGCTGCCTTGGGATGATTTAAGTCATTGTATTGTGATTTGTGAGTGAGATAGCAGTACTTGGTTTATTGAACTGGACAGGCAGACTAGCTTGCCATTATGCAAGTCACATCACATATTTAGAGTTTCCCCCAAGCTGTCAGAGCTATTCTCAAATTTACACCATTacttaaaacaataaattacgACCTTCAGCACTGGATGAACCTACCAATAtccattatgggcagaatatcTATAATCAAAATGATAATACTTTTTTTCTCATCTTGTTCCCTTTGTATTGTCATGTCAttgttgtgtattttgtcttgcaataaaaaaagatatcctttgcacaaaaaataaaataaaatgtcaatttaaaaaagtggtATTATTATGAGACTAACgtaattcataatatttttactcCCTGGCTGCAGACAGGATTGATCCCAAGACACCTACTTAATGGCTTCATCCTCTTTGTCCCCTGTGGGACACAATTGTAACCTGTCCATTGCAATATGTCTCCCAAGTGAGGTTCATCTATTCATCTTGGCTAGCTTGCTAGCTTGTCAGTGGTGAccttctgacttttcatctagctcCATTATCACAGAATGTTTTTTATATGTCCACTACAATAAGATGCTGAACATGGGACAAACTATACCAGATAAACATcatcatgttagcattgtcactgtgagcaggATAGCATGCTGATGCATGCATAATATGGTAATAAAGCACGGCTGTGCTGAAGTACAGCCTCAAAGGACAGCTGGCATGGCTCTACACTGTTAGTCTTGTTTGTTATTATCCTACATCATTACAGTTTAGTGTTATTTGTGGTGTAAACTGTcaattgtattgtatttgcaATTGTATTGCAATAAAGAACAAACAGTtgtctttgtgatatttattgaAAGGAATAATTCAGATGTTCACTATATCAAAACACTGGTACACAGCAAAGTACAGAGGTTAATGACATTGGTAAAATATATTATTcccattacattattattatactttattataattaaaaacagcaaatgcttcacaacaccaacacaaatgttattaaaaacacGCAATAAATGCAGATTAACatacaaaactaaaaaacaaatattaatcaAAGAAACATCTAAGATCCAAATTCCCATCATACACCTAAAATCCTATCAAATTGATTCTTAAGTTGTGAGTTTCTAAGGAGCTGTAGGTTGAACCATGCATATACATCTTgtacaatattaatattattgttgtgGTTCATGTTAAtctattctattattattattatattatattctctttaaaatatatttgatagCAAACAAAATCTATGGACAAATACATTTACCATATTCCAGAAGCAAATTTGGTCAAAAACAGGGGCTTAATGTTGCTACTCAGTATGTGCATGgtgagttttatattttatcagcAGGACCCAGTTTGTGTATtttcaaaaatctaaaaatcacTCTTTTGATTTGAGACAGATTCAGGCCATAAACTAGAGGATTATTGATGGGGGGAATGATCAAATACTCTAAAGAGAAAACAACTGCAATGTTTGGATTCATTTTATCAGTCTCTAATCGAGTCAGTGACAGGTCACAGAATACCGAAAACAGATAGGTCACAAATGTCACTATGTGGGGCAGGCAGGTTTGTAACGCCTTTCCTCTGAATTCAGACGAGCTTCTCCTGCACACAAGCAGAATCCTTAGATAGGTGTACAGGACAAAGAACAGGGGGGCAaagaaggttattaaaacaagAACAGCTACTATATTGTTCAAAGTTGGATCCACACAGGAGAGCCGAACCACAGGCCAGTTAGAACAGAAAAGCCTGTGCAGTTTATTTCCACACAGAGGCAATCGAACAGTAAGATAAAGAATAAATCCAATGGCAAATGCAGGATAGAGCAGAGCAAAAATCAGAATATGTCTCACCATCCTAAATGTCATTTTGCTGTGATAGTGTAAAGGCTGGCAAATAGCAATAAATCTATCATAGGCCATGATGCTGAGGATGGTTGGTTCGTATGATGCATAGGTGTAAATAACATATATCTGAATGAAACAAGATGCACGTGAGATCAAATGAGTGTCAGACAGAATGTCCATCAGGAACCTGGGGAAGAAGCCGGCTGAGCCGTACAGAGagtttaaacacagacaggagagaaacaTGTACATGGGTTGATGCAGAGACGTCTCCAGGCAGACTGCCAGAATAATGACAAGGTTAGCAGAGATTATAGTCATGTAGatcaacagacacagacagaagaacaGATATCTGAGGGGCCCAGAGTCTGTAAACAGAGTCAGCTGAAAATACCCAGGAGTAAAGCTGTTATTGCTCATCATGTCTGCACaacagcagagctggaagaagtgagagtgatggagggagaggaaggaaaaggcCGATCGAAAGAGGACAAAAAGGTAAAGCTTAAAATGGCCAGAATAAGATTTCCTATTGAACACTTATTTCAACAAGACACATTTCATTAGCCTGCATGCATGTAAGTTGCATAAGTTGCACATTTCAACAATTTTACCTGATAATATTCAGCACTATTAACAAGTTTCAGGTAGTTCAAACAGACATGTTCAAAAGGTTAACATTAGTAAAAGTGTCAGTGTCCCATGTACCTAATGTAcaagcaaataaacatttctcattGAGCAATGTCTTAGTTCAATGACAGAAGAAGAGATATATCCAGGTTATCAAGACTCACAGATGACAGAGATTCAAAATATCCTTTTCAAGTGTGAAACTTTAACATTAGTCACTGATAGCATTACAAATACAATCAACCAATCTGAAAAGCGTTGACAGTTGATGGAAGTTTTCCACTTGTGTGGTCTATAGtagctgtaaaatataaaatacatatatcAGTCAACCAATTACACTCTACATACTTGTCCCATGATTTATCCTACTAATAAAGTCATAAAGACAGCTAAACAGAATCTTTGCATCACTGCATGTAACTGAGATTTCAGAAAAATACACAGCCTCCTCCCCTACACCGAGGCAGCTGCTGAACCTTCATCCTTTTAACTGTCTTACTGAGCAGTCACATGTGCAAACAGGGTCCAAAGGGAGGTAAAGTGTGTCACAAACTGACAATGTGAGTGTTGTGTTGCCTCAGTAGACCGGAGTCCAGACCTATTACAAGTATTATAGAGCTTTCTAGTATTTGGTGTTGTGAACCTTTCAGGCCATAAGAGTGCAGGACACATTAACATAATGTGATGATGGCCGGAACTGGAAGTACATACACATTTACTCATTTCGCAGACATTTTTTTATCCAAATcgtctcacatttgagaaacaacatactagcatcaataaagtaagagatctacaagtgacaatagataAGTAAGATAATAGTAAGAGGATCAATAAAtgctagtaagagctaatagtgCATACAGCATCAATGGGATAAATACCTTGGGGATAAAGTAAGAGTTAATGAATAGTAAACCTCTAAACCTAAGAATCTATCCTCCATGACATCATACTACAAACTGGCTCCTCAAGCAACATCAGATGTAAAGGTGGTAGGGTTGGGCTGACAGAcaatgccatcgtccatcggcaATCAATATCACAATGTTTCTCAGTCATCTTCACAGCTAGAGTCCCGTAATGAGTCCATCATGTTTGAACGTACcgttgtttgtttacattctctctcccactgctttGAGCGCGccaccgccacctgctg is part of the Micropterus dolomieu isolate WLL.071019.BEF.003 ecotype Adirondacks linkage group LG07, ASM2129224v1, whole genome shotgun sequence genome and harbors:
- the LOC123974017 gene encoding olfactory receptor 6N1-like, with translation MMSNNSFTPGYFQLTLFTDSGPLRYLFFCLCLLIYMTIISANLVIILAVCLETSLHQPMYMFLSCLCLNSLYGSAGFFPRFLMDILSDTHLISRASCFIQIYVIYTYASYEPTILSIMAYDRFIAICQPLHYHSKMTFRMVRHILIFALLYPAFAIGFILYLTVRLPLCGNKLHRLFCSNWPVVRLSCVDPTLNNIVAVLVLITFFAPLFFVLYTYLRILLVCRRSSSEFRGKALQTCLPHIVTFVTYLFSVFCDLSLTRLETDKMNPNIAVVFSLEYLIIPPINNPLVYGLNLSQIKRVIFRFLKIHKLGPADKI